In Listeria monocytogenes, the following proteins share a genomic window:
- a CDS encoding aldo/keto reductase produces the protein MEYVKFGNTGLDVSKICLGTMGFGDKDKWIHKWVLDEANSRPIIKKALDLGINFFDTANIYSYGESEKIVGRALKDYANRDDVVLATKVQQTMRPDRPNSGGLSRKTILSEIDHSLKRLETDYVDLYIIHRFDENTPIEETMEALHDVVKSGKARYIGASAMYAWQFQKAQRVAERNGWTKFVSMQNHYNMIYREEEREMIPFCRDEKIAITPYSPLASGRLTRDLNETTNRSETDPVQKSKYDDMMNADRGIIERVAELAETHQVSRDKIALAWLLNKDEITSPIIGAQKESHLESAVEALNIQLTAAEVNYLEELYIPHPVVGALPTTK, from the coding sequence ATGGAATATGTTAAATTTGGCAACACTGGCTTGGATGTTTCAAAAATCTGTTTAGGAACAATGGGGTTCGGTGATAAAGACAAATGGATTCATAAATGGGTTTTGGACGAAGCGAACAGTCGCCCTATCATAAAAAAAGCACTCGATTTAGGCATAAATTTCTTTGATACTGCGAATATTTATTCTTATGGTGAGAGTGAAAAAATCGTTGGACGTGCACTAAAAGACTATGCTAACCGCGATGATGTTGTTTTAGCGACCAAGGTGCAACAAACAATGCGCCCGGATCGCCCGAATAGTGGTGGCTTATCCAGGAAAACCATTTTGAGTGAAATCGACCATAGTTTAAAACGCTTAGAAACAGATTATGTGGATTTATATATCATTCACCGTTTTGATGAAAATACGCCGATTGAAGAAACGATGGAAGCTTTACACGATGTCGTTAAGTCCGGGAAAGCGCGTTACATTGGAGCGAGTGCGATGTATGCTTGGCAGTTCCAAAAAGCACAACGCGTCGCAGAGAGAAATGGTTGGACAAAATTCGTTTCCATGCAAAATCATTATAATATGATTTACCGGGAAGAAGAGCGAGAAATGATTCCGTTTTGTCGCGATGAAAAAATTGCGATTACACCATACAGCCCGCTAGCATCAGGACGATTAACGCGAGATTTGAATGAAACAACCAATCGTTCCGAAACGGATCCAGTTCAAAAATCCAAATACGATGACATGATGAATGCAGATAGAGGTATTATTGAACGTGTGGCTGAACTTGCGGAAACACACCAAGTATCTCGAGATAAAATTGCTTTAGCGTGGCTATTAAATAAAGATGAAATCACTTCGCCGATCATCGGTGCGCAAAAAGAAAGTCATCTGGAAAGCGCGGTAGAGGCGCTAAATATTCAATTAACGGCAGCGGAGGTTAACTATCTAGAAGAATTATATATTCCGCACCCAGTAGTTGGAGCGCTACCTACAACTAAATAA
- the alsS gene encoding acetolactate synthase AlsS, with the protein MAKLEKDQEKVITQGKSGADLVVDSLINQGVTHVFGIPGAKIDKVFDVMEERGPELIVSRHEQNAAFMAAAIGRLTGKPGVVLVTSGPGASNLATGLVTATAEGDPVVAIAGNVTRQDRLKRTHQSMDNAALFRPITKYSEEVVHAESIPEAITNAFRSAAEPNQGAAFVSLPQDIVNEPNVPVKAIRPLAKPENGPASKEQVAKLVARLKKAKLPVLLLGMRASSPEVTGAIRRLLQKTSIPVVETFQAAGVISRDLEDNFFGRVGLFRNQPGDILLNKADLVITVGYDPIEYDPKAWNASGDRTIVHLDDIRADIDHYYQPVTELVGNIALTLDRVNAKFSGLELADKELETLKELHAQLEERDVPPESDETNRVHPLSVIQTLRSAIDDNVTVTVDVGSHYIWMARHFRSYEPRRLLFSNGMQTLGVALPWGIAATLVHPGEKVVSISGDGGFLFSAMELETAVRLRAPLVHLVWNDGSYDMVAFQQKMKYGKEAAVRFGNVDIVKFAESFGAKGLRVTNPAELSDVLKEALETEGPVVVDIPIDYRDNIKLGETLLPDQFY; encoded by the coding sequence ATGGCGAAACTAGAAAAAGACCAAGAAAAAGTAATAACACAAGGGAAATCAGGAGCAGATTTAGTTGTAGACAGCTTAATTAATCAAGGTGTTACGCATGTATTCGGGATTCCGGGAGCGAAAATTGATAAAGTTTTCGATGTGATGGAAGAACGCGGACCAGAATTAATTGTCAGTCGTCATGAACAAAATGCGGCGTTTATGGCTGCTGCTATCGGTCGTCTAACTGGGAAACCTGGTGTTGTACTTGTAACTAGTGGCCCCGGCGCATCAAACCTTGCCACTGGACTTGTAACAGCAACTGCTGAAGGAGATCCAGTCGTTGCGATTGCTGGAAACGTAACTAGACAAGACCGCCTAAAAAGAACCCACCAATCAATGGATAATGCAGCACTTTTTCGTCCAATTACAAAATATAGCGAAGAAGTAGTTCACGCTGAAAGTATTCCAGAAGCAATCACTAACGCTTTTCGCTCGGCAGCAGAACCAAACCAAGGCGCTGCTTTTGTCAGTTTGCCACAAGATATCGTGAATGAACCAAACGTACCAGTAAAAGCGATTCGCCCACTTGCTAAACCAGAAAATGGTCCTGCTTCCAAAGAACAAGTTGCGAAACTCGTTGCCCGTTTGAAAAAAGCGAAATTACCGGTATTGCTATTAGGTATGCGAGCATCTAGCCCGGAAGTAACTGGCGCGATTCGTCGCTTACTCCAAAAAACAAGCATCCCAGTAGTAGAAACTTTCCAAGCAGCTGGTGTCATTTCACGCGATTTAGAAGATAACTTCTTTGGACGTGTTGGTCTATTCCGCAACCAACCAGGAGATATTTTATTGAATAAAGCGGATTTAGTTATTACGGTTGGCTATGATCCGATTGAATACGATCCAAAAGCTTGGAATGCCTCTGGCGATAGAACGATTGTGCATTTAGACGACATTCGAGCTGATATCGATCATTATTATCAACCGGTGACAGAGCTAGTTGGAAACATCGCGCTTACTTTAGACCGTGTAAATGCGAAATTTAGCGGTTTGGAATTAGCGGATAAAGAACTAGAAACATTAAAAGAACTTCACGCCCAATTAGAAGAACGAGATGTTCCGCCAGAAAGTGATGAAACTAACCGGGTACATCCCTTGTCGGTCATTCAAACGCTACGTTCGGCAATTGATGACAACGTAACTGTGACGGTCGATGTTGGTTCACATTATATTTGGATGGCGCGTCATTTCCGCTCTTATGAACCACGCCGTCTGCTTTTCAGCAACGGTATGCAAACGCTCGGTGTCGCGCTTCCTTGGGGAATTGCTGCAACACTCGTACATCCGGGTGAAAAAGTGGTTTCGATTTCTGGTGACGGTGGCTTCCTATTTTCCGCAATGGAATTAGAAACAGCTGTCCGCTTGCGTGCGCCACTTGTGCACCTTGTATGGAATGACGGAAGCTATGACATGGTTGCTTTCCAACAAAAAATGAAATACGGCAAAGAAGCAGCTGTTCGTTTTGGCAATGTTGATATCGTAAAATTTGCAGAAAGTTTCGGAGCAAAAGGTCTTCGCGTAACAAATCCAGCAGAACTTTCTGATGTATTAAAAGAAGCGCTTGAAACAGAAGGTCCCGTCGTTGTAGATATTCCAATTGATTACCGTGATAACATCAAACTCGGCGAAACTTTACTACCTGACCAATTTTATTAA